The window GGGAACGGGTTGTCCGCGGGGACGTCGCCGTCGGGGGTCAGCCGCAGGATCTTGCCGCCGAGATACGCCACGTCCTGCGCACGCTGGGGGTCGGAGGCGTCGCCGACGGTGACGTAGAGCATGCCGTCCGGCCCGAACGCGATCCGGCCGCCGTCGTGGTTGGACGCCTTGGGCAGGCCGGTCAGCACGGGCTCGGGCGCGCCGAGCGCGTAGCTTCCCGGCACGCCGCTCAGCGGCATCCGCACCACCCGGTTGTCCTCGCCGGTCGTCAGGTAGGCGTACAGGGATGCGGGGGCAGAGTCCGCCTGCACCGCGAGGCCGAGGAGACCTGCCTCGCCCTGGTGCACCACCCCCGGAACGGTGCCCACCGGTCGCAGGCCGCCCGCCGGCAGCCGTTCGAGCACGGCGCCGGAGTCGCGCTCGCTGATCAGGGCCGAACCGCTCGGGAGGCGGAGGACCGACCAGGGCGCCTCCAACCCGGTCTCGAGCACGGTGGATGCGCCGCTCGGCTGCCAGGGGATCGCCGCGACCGCGGCCGAGGTGCCCGTCGGCCGTGGCGTCGAGGTCGGTGTTCGGGTGACCGTCGGATCGGGCGTCGGCGGCGCCGAGCATCCCGCCAGAACGAACACGGCCGCCGTCAGGGCGAGAAGCCCTGAGCGGCGGCCGGGACGGGACATCGTCGGCTCCGGTCGTCAGTCGACGACGCGGACGTCCTTCCAGAAGGCGACGTAGTTGCTGTAGTCCTTACCCACCCGGTCGAACGAGCTCGGGTACGGGGTCGGGTAGCTCCAGGCGCGATCCTGCAGCACGCCGCCGTCCTCCGACTTCACGGAGAAGTACTGGCACTCGCCCTTCCAGGGACAGGTGTACGGCGTGTCGCTCTCGACCAGGTACTCGGACTTGACGCTCGCGGGCGGGAAGTACCAGTTGCCCTCGATGCGGATCAGCTCCTCCTGCGGGGCCTCGGCGATGACGGTGTCGTTCAGCACGGCTTTCATGTAAAACCTCCTGTCTGGCCGAACGTACGCCCGGGCGCGATCATTCCGCCGGGCGCGCACCGCTCTTCCGGGAGGCTCGCAGCACGGTCACAGCGTCGGAGGATCCAACGCGGCCCGCGGCGGCGACCTCGGCCGGTGAGGCGCCGGCCGCGATCCGCTCCTGACCGGTGACGGATGCGGTGAGCATGTGGGCGACGGCGCCGCGGAGGCCGGTGAACGCGGCGCACGCGGCGGCCGCCTCCGGGGAGGCGTAGTCGATGCCCAGCGCGGCGAGCGCATCCACCACCGCCCCTGCGGCGAGGAGGTCCTCCACGGCGAAACGCGGGGAGCCGTCGTGCGCGCTCTCGCCCACGGCGACGAGCGCGATCATGGCCCGGCGGCCCAGCCACACCTGCTCGGCGAGGATCCAGCTCGCAACCGCCTCCGCGTCGGTCAGTCCGGCGGTGAGAACGGCCGCGTCGCCGGGGGCGTCCAGCGCCGCCCCGCCGCCGATCGGCGGGAGCGCATCCACCAGGACGATCACGTCGGCGTCGCTCGCGATCGCGGCGAGGCCCGCGGGGCCGGTGTCGAAGCGGACTTGGTATTTGGCCTGGCGATGCGCGGCGGGGACGGACCCGGTGGTGACGGATGCGGCGGGGACGGATGCGGTGGTCTCGGCGATGCTGGACGAACTCACCGGGACATCGTAATCCGCGGCCCGGCGACCTCCGATCGCGCCGAACGGGCCGGACGGTGCTCGCCCGGCGAGGGCCGCATCTGCCGGCGGATCAGCTCGAAGTCGTGCCGCGTCAGCTCGATGACGCCGCGCCGCAGCTGGTAGCCCCAGTCCGGCCGGTCGCGGGTGAAATCGAGGGCGCCGAGCAGGGGACGGATGGGCGTGGCGACGGCGTCGTGGTCCCACTCGACGCGGCGCCGCCAGGGCCGGAAGTCGGACGCTGGCCCCGACATCGCCGGCCCCTGGGTCACCTGGACGACCGCGTCGTCGGCGATCCGTCCGACCGCGGTGAACTGCTTGAGAGGCTCGCCGTCCGGATACGACACGCGCGGCGAGTAGTAGACGAAGCCGTCGGCCGGGCCCATCCGCTCGAGCGGCGCCCGCGCGCCGTGGTTGACCTGCGCGAAGCCGCCGGCGACGCCGCGCAGCACGTGATCGAGCTGCACAACGCCCAGCCAGTAACGGATCGCCATGGTCCCGTTGTAGCGCACACCGCCGTCATCGGCGCCGGATCGGCACCGTGTCGAAACGGGCCGGCGCGGATCGACGTGACCATGACGGAGAGACCGCGGAGGAAGATGTGACCATGCGTTCGGTTCAGACGGCGAAGGCCGGCCGATGAGCGACGACCGCGCCGCGCAGGCGCGACGTGCCGTCGAGTCGGTGTGGCGCATCGAGTCCGGCCGGCTGATCGCCGGGCTCGCCCGCTCCACCGGTGACGTCGGCTTCGCGGAGGAGCTGGCCCAGGATGCGCTGGTCGCCGCGCTGGAGCAGTGGCCGGAGTCCGGCATCCCGCGCAACCCCGGAGCGTGGCTCACCACCGTGGCGAAACGGCGGGCCGTCGACGGCTGGCGGCGCCGCGAGCGGCTCGACGACCGGTACGCCGCGATCGCCCACCACCTGGAGCAGGAGCTCGGCGAGGACGATCCGGCCCGTGCCGCGCAGGAGCCGATCGGCGACGACCTGCTCCGGCTGGTGTTCGTCGCCTGCCATCCCGTGCTCCCCCAGCCGGCACGCGTCGCTCTGACCCTGAAGCTGCTCGGCGGCCTCTCCACCGAGCAGATCGCGCGGGCGTTCCTCGTGCCGCCGGCCACGATGGCGCAGCGGATCGTGCGAGCGAAGCGGACGCTGAGCGCCGCCGGCGTTCCCTTCGAGGTCCCCGAGCGCGCCGAGTTCGGGGAGCGGCTCGCCTCGGTGCTCGAGGTGGTCTACCTGATCTTCAACGAGGGCTACTCCGCGACCGCCGGAGACGATTGGATGCGGCCGGACCTGTGCCGCGAGGCCCTGCGGCTCGGGCGCGTGCTCGCCGAGCTGACCCCGCGGGAGCCGGAGGTGCACGGCCTGGTGGCGCTGATGGAGTTCCAGGCGTCCCGGCTCGGCGCCCGCACGGCGGCGGACGGCTCGCCCATCCTGCTGCAGGACCAGGACCGCACGCGCTGGGACCGCATCCTCATCGGGCGCGGGAAGGCCGCGCTCGCCCGGTCGGATGGTCTGCGGCTGAGCCGTCGGCCGCCCGTGAGCCGCGGGCCGTACGCGCTGCAGGCGGCGATCGCGGCCTGTCATGCGACCGCGCCGACCCCCGACGCGACCGACTGGGAGGAGATCGTCGCGCTCTACGCCGCCCTCTCCGAGCTGCGCCCATCCGCCGTCGTCGACCTAAACCGCGCGGTCGCGCTGTCGATGGCCTACGGACCGGAGGCGGGGCTCGAGCTGGTCGACCGGCTGGCCGTGGAGGGGGCGCTCGCGTCGTACCACCTGCTGCCGTCGGTGCGGGCGGACCTGCTGCTGCGGCTCGGCCGCCGGGCGGAGGCGCGGATCGAGTTCGAGCGGGCCGCCGCCATGACCGGCAACCAGCGGGAACGGGACCTGCTGCTGGCGCGAGCCGGGGAATGCCTCTGAGTCGGCCATCCCGGCCACCGCATCCTGATCTCGAGGACGACACTGGGAGCATGCGCGTGCTGCTGAAGCTCATCCTCGACTGCGACCCGGACGCCGCCTGGCGCGCCCTGCAGAGCCCGACGGCGTTCCGCGAGGTGGCCCTGCCGTGGCTGGACTTCCGCTCGGACGAGCCCGGCG is drawn from Leifsonia shinshuensis and contains these coding sequences:
- a CDS encoding 2-phosphosulfolactate phosphatase, whose product is MSSSSIAETTASVPAASVTTGSVPAAHRQAKYQVRFDTGPAGLAAIASDADVIVLVDALPPIGGGAALDAPGDAAVLTAGLTDAEAVASWILAEQVWLGRRAMIALVAVGESAHDGSPRFAVEDLLAAGAVVDALAALGIDYASPEAAAACAAFTGLRGAVAHMLTASVTGQERIAAGASPAEVAAAGRVGSSDAVTVLRASRKSGARPAE
- a CDS encoding EVE domain-containing protein, with the protein product MAIRYWLGVVQLDHVLRGVAGGFAQVNHGARAPLERMGPADGFVYYSPRVSYPDGEPLKQFTAVGRIADDAVVQVTQGPAMSGPASDFRPWRRRVEWDHDAVATPIRPLLGALDFTRDRPDWGYQLRRGVIELTRHDFELIRRQMRPSPGEHRPARSARSEVAGPRITMSR
- a CDS encoding DUF427 domain-containing protein; its protein translation is MKAVLNDTVIAEAPQEELIRIEGNWYFPPASVKSEYLVESDTPYTCPWKGECQYFSVKSEDGGVLQDRAWSYPTPYPSSFDRVGKDYSNYVAFWKDVRVVD
- a CDS encoding RNA polymerase sigma factor, whose product is MSDDRAAQARRAVESVWRIESGRLIAGLARSTGDVGFAEELAQDALVAALEQWPESGIPRNPGAWLTTVAKRRAVDGWRRRERLDDRYAAIAHHLEQELGEDDPARAAQEPIGDDLLRLVFVACHPVLPQPARVALTLKLLGGLSTEQIARAFLVPPATMAQRIVRAKRTLSAAGVPFEVPERAEFGERLASVLEVVYLIFNEGYSATAGDDWMRPDLCREALRLGRVLAELTPREPEVHGLVALMEFQASRLGARTAADGSPILLQDQDRTRWDRILIGRGKAALARSDGLRLSRRPPVSRGPYALQAAIAACHATAPTPDATDWEEIVALYAALSELRPSAVVDLNRAVALSMAYGPEAGLELVDRLAVEGALASYHLLPSVRADLLLRLGRRAEARIEFERAAAMTGNQRERDLLLARAGECL
- a CDS encoding PQQ-dependent sugar dehydrogenase, which gives rise to MSRPGRRSGLLALTAAVFVLAGCSAPPTPDPTVTRTPTSTPRPTGTSAAVAAIPWQPSGASTVLETGLEAPWSVLRLPSGSALISERDSGAVLERLPAGGLRPVGTVPGVVHQGEAGLLGLAVQADSAPASLYAYLTTGEDNRVVRMPLSGVPGSYALGAPEPVLTGLPKASNHDGGRIAFGPDGMLYVTVGDASDPQRAQDVAYLGGKILRLTPDGDVPADNPFPGSPVWSYGHRNPQGIGWDSRGTMWAAEFGQNTWDELNIIHPGNNYGWPVVEGVGGDPRFIDPVHQWPTDEASPSGLAVVGDTIFLAALRGERLWTVWPTDGGAPVSVAPFFAGEFGRIRDAVAVGDRIWLLTNNTDGRGSPRSGDDRLIEVPLTPAQAVKRPG